One Borrelia parkeri genomic window, TTAGCCCCAAATAACTTACCAATATCTTTCTTATCAGCATCAACAGGCTTAGTTTTATCTGCTTTTGGCTCCCCTTCTTTTAAAACCAAATCAACAATAGTTTTAATCCCTTTAACAAGATTCTTTATACTTTCTGCATCAGTAGTAGCCCCAACAGCATTAGCCTTTACAACCTCACCAATAGCTCCACCAGTAGCCCCTTTAGCAGCTTCTTTAGCACCAGCAGCAATTTTATCTAATGTGTTAGTGATAAACTTATCAACAACTTCCTTTATCTTTGGATAGTTACTATTCTCTGCCACCACAGTATTTAATTTCTTTTTAACAGATGTCATAGTGTTTTCAATATCATTGCAATACTTACCAATATCACTCTTTTTAGTGTCAGCCTTAATACCAAAGGCCCCAGTAATCATATCAGAAAGTGAAGTAAAAACATCTAAGAACCCTTTACCTAAGTTAGCAATAGAAGTTAAGAAAGTGGTTTTAAGATCTTCCGTCTTAGTACTACCACTCCCACAACTAAGAAATAAAAATAAAGTCATTAATAACGCACAAAAAGTAATTCTTTTCATTATCACATGCCTCCTTATTCTTTATTCAGTTCAGAGGAGCAAGATGGTTAATAAGCTTTGAACAAAATAAAAAAAGCTAAGAACATTAGATGCTTCAAAATTTCAGAGACTGCGTGATACAACAATTAATGAAATTAAATTGTCTTTAATAAAGAATTAAACAATTTTGTAAAAAAAATGACTAAAAAAATAATTGACAGAAAGTCAATCAAATAAGGACTAATTAAATAAATTTACTTTACTAATAATGACATTAATGCTAAGAATATTCCTATATTAAGTGTGATAAGAGTACCAAACATCCAACCATGAAGTCTTAATGTACTCTTAAGTTCCATTTTGTTAACATCAATCTTATTATCCAAGTCTTTAATGTCAGACTTTAATTCACTTCTGACTGTATCGACTTTGGTATCCAAGTCTTTAATATCAGATTTTAATTCACTTCTGACTGTATCAATCTTATTATCCAGGTCATTAAATTTAGTATCAATCTTGATGTTAAGATTATTCTCAACAGTATCTATTTTGTTATCCAGGTCTCTAATATCAGATTTTAACTCATTTCTAACGTTGTCAATTTTATTATCAAGGTCTCTAATATCGGCTTGTAAGGTTGCTTCTACCTTTTCAAGTTTAAGGTTAAAAGTAGTCTCTAAATACTCAATATCCTTGTAAGTCAGTTCATTACGATAATATCTGTAAGACAAATCAATAGCAATATCTCTATTTATACCAGCTCTAGTAAGTTCAGCTATAACCATTTGCTGAGTAATAACAGGTTGAGCAAGTCCCATAAAAACACTCCTTATGTAATTATTATATAATATCTTAAGTGTTATAGGAACCTTATGTTAGTAAAATGTGCTTTAAGATTACGAGTACCCAAAGTCAATAACATATATGATGCTTACATGCTATCTAATGAATCATCACCCTTACCATCTCCTTTGTACTTATAAATATAAGATATAGCTGACTTACTTGAATAATCCATAATACTAAGTTTAGATGTAGCAAATGGTTCTATTAACGTAGCAATTCTAGTAAATTTATTACTTATAGGTTTAATTGGAGCAATCCTAAACTTATGACTCATACCCGCTCTAAGTTTAAGAAATGCTTTAGTCATATTCCCATGACCAAAAACGTCATCCCTATCTTCAATATATAGTGTTAGGTCTATTTTCTTTAGTGTATCAAAAAGCCCAAATGCAGTCTTACCATTAATCCGTTGTTAAAGGATTGCTATCAATACTATTTAGACCTGAGTATTATTACAGATAGTAAAAAAGGAAAACAATTCTTATGAAAAGAAGAGTTTTCCTTATATGACTTTATTTAGTTATGTTTATTAATAATTCTTTATTATTACTGTCCACTAGCTGTTGTTTCTTCAGGAGTAGTAGAATCTGTAGACTTATCTTCTTGTGTAACGGATGCTAGTGCTTTATTTATTGTTTTTAAACCACTATCAACAGTATTTCTTATTGCTA contains:
- a CDS encoding variable large family protein, which translates into the protein MMKRITFCALLMTLFLFLSCGSGSTKTEDLKTTFLTSIANLGKGFLDVFTSLSDMITGAFGIKADTKKSDIGKYCNDIENTMTSVKKKLNTVVAENSNYPKIKEVVDKFITNTLDKIAAGAKEAAKGATGGAIGEVVKANAVGATTDAESIKNLVKGIKTIVDLVLKEGEPKADKTKPVDADKKDIGKLFGAKNDSADGGAEEKHVAAASASIGAVTGADILKAIASANADATKDGKVKDAMDAAALALAKGTSTDNDDQLGDSVKKDAIIAAVIVLRAMAKDGKFIVKDTGNNKTEDDAAKGVAANAIGKTLSTLIIAIRNTVDTGLKSISKALAAVKQEDKAADSTSPTDTAASGQQQ
- the bdr gene encoding Bdr family repetitive protein → MGLAQPVITQQMVIAELTRAGINRDIAIDLSYRYYRNELTYKDIEYLETTFNLKLEKVEATLQADIRDLDNKIDNVRNELKSDIRDLDNKIDTVENNLNIKIDTKFNDLDNKIDTVRSELKSDIKDLDTKVDTVRSELKSDIKDLDNKIDVNKMELKSTLRLHGWMFGTLITLNIGIFLALMSLLVK